The Torulaspora delbrueckii CBS 1146 chromosome 1, complete genome DNA segment ACAACGTCTAAGCACACCGGGGATATACTGTTCTGGATTCGAGACGTGTTCGACTCTAACAACACCTCTGAACagaatttcttcctcagtATCCTTGCTCGAAGGAGGAACAATACCAGGACAATCGATCAAAAAGATTCTTTTCATTAAAGTAATATATTGCCAAACTTTAGTTTCACCTGGAATTGGAGCCACCTGGcaaactttcttcttccttagGGTGTTGATGATTGAAGATTTACCAGTGTTTGGGTAACCAATGAACCCAACCGAGATTTGCTTTCTGTCTGTGTGCAATTGCGAGAATTGTCTCAAAAGTTGGATTAACGAACCTTTACCAAACGAGTTCGTTATCGATGCATGAAACGCCAATGTTGGACGTTCCTTAGATAAATGCTTCACCCATGCTGCCTTTTTGTTGATTCTTGTTAGTATCTCTGGCTTAATAGTCGCGTAATCCAAATTATCACTTATCACATTGAACCGGTACCATCTAGAGTTTGAATGTGAAGTCCTTTACTACGAGCAAATGTATGGTATGTGAATAATCTTCACTAACAAAGCTCAACTCTGGAAGGTCCTCGTTGTCTAGGTGCGAAGGTATACCTCCAAAACGGAGGTTGTCCTTCTATTATCCTAATTCTTCCAGAACGGAAGATGATGGATAAGGTAGACAATATCgatcttccaaaactttAACAGACACTCTCGTAGTTTGCAAACTCATTTGATTCGCGGCGGAGAGCACCCtgacaaagagttttggTGTTTGTTTTCTAGATGGATCAATTCTTTGTGATAATGGATTCGAGCtcccaaaaaaaaaaaaatttaaaCATACTGCTACCCATGTAGGGACTAGATCACATTTGTTTAGGACGTACATCAAATGCTTGTGTGGTGCTTCCTTTCTCATAAATTCTTCAACCGATTTACAACGAGTTCCCAATGGATCTCTGGCGTCAAGAACATGTATCACGACATCAGAGGAATCGATGACCTTGTAAAGTTCGTTCCAAATACGTTTGGATTGACCTTTACTAAAAATTGCCTCCTTAGCCTCATGAGTCCAACCATCCTGTTCCTGTTCCTGGCTACCCATTAGACCCAAGGTTGCATTCAGTTCCTgtttctcttcaaacttctgGTTATCCTGATTAGTTTGACTGACCAATTCCTCCAAATTCGAAGCCGCAATACGAggcttctttctttgtgTCTTGGGCCCGAAGGTGTGTTCAAAACTCTCAGTTTCTATTATCTTGGCTGTTGGAGACTCTGTAGAATCCTTTTCGTCCAGTAAAGACATAGGCAGTTTATTCCTCCTCAACAAAACCTGGTAAGTATCCTTTTGAGTCTCACCCAAGGCATCTCTAAAATGTTGTAACGCATCTTGAGAGATCACTCTAGTATTTCCGAACCAACGACGATCAGGTTGCACACGAGCGGTAGGAATGGTGGCATCCTGGAAGGCAGCTGCCCGCAGAATTTCGCCCTTACTGTTTCTAATGGACTTACCACTCTTGTACATGTTCAGAAACTGAACCCTTTTCGAGTCCCTGTAAAAGTTTTCACCTTTCGCACGCAGATTCCCATCCTTAGTGTCATTTTGACGGATTCTTCTCTGTCTCTCCTTCTTTGCTGTACCCATTGTGAATCACAATCTGCTTCGAAGGTCTATAAAAGAATTAGAGTAGAACGAGTTGActtgagatgagatgagatgagatgagatgagatgaaattttatgcctgaaaattttttacTTTTAAAGCCCAAAATGAAAATTAAATACTATGCGTGTATAATGACGAAAGCTAGAAGAGACTATTTAATACTGATCCAAGGTCCTTTGAGGAgttcttttgcttgatcTCTGATGGCGCATCGGCTCTTGTGGTGGCCACTTTGTGTTGCTTGAAAGACCTGTGCGAATTGGCGTCTCTTTTGCCGTCTTCGCTAGCAGATCTCTTGGATCTCTTGATATTCTCCAACATCTTGCTCTTCTCGACGTTCTTGGCGAACTCTGCGTTCATCTTGTTGGCCTGGGATATTTCAATCTCCAACTTGGATTGTCTGATATCATTTTCTCTTGCGATTTGTTCTGTCAAATCGGTCCATTTGAAACCCGGAAGGTACTTGACGTTTAAGATATCATCATGATAGAAAGAGCCTTTCTTTCCCCCGATAATATTACCGTTAAGCGTGTCAGCACATAGCTTAGCATCTCTTTTTCTGATAAACTCGGCCCAACCTTCCTCATACATGACCTTCTTGTTACCGCCACCTCTGGTTCTGCGCTTGTGCTTTTGTTCGTCCTCTCGCTTCAGAAATAGACGGTCCACATCACCAAACCTTGATAGAATTTGCCTCATCTTTGCTGGTTTCATGTAAGGTGGAATACTCGAGAAATACACAACTCCTGTCTTGTGcttcagtttcttgttggCTTGAAGTTTCTTATTTATCCTTGCAActgccttcttcttctcttccgCATCAACCTCGGCCTCATCCTTTTCATCCGACTGGTTTTCCACCCCCCTCTgtttcatcatcttgaccCTCCTGTGCATTGTTGTCATTTTCTGGGCTTTCGTTATCGCTTTCATCAGCGATACCTTCCTTGATAactgtcttcttcttagatGAAATCAACAATGGGTTActgttttcttctccatcaGAGGAAAAATCATCGTAGTCACTCTCTTGGCCAGCCATCTTAGCGATTTTATGGGTTGCTTCAATTCGATGAGTACCTGAAGAGGATAAATATATTAGCTCATCGCGAAtcttaaaattttcaagcaaTCACttaaagatcaaagaacatGAATAAATTGTGATATAAGGAGCCTCTAGATGCTCGATTTGTCGTGATTGATAGATCCTCACTACCAgtaattgataatgaataCATATTAGGTTACTTCTGAATCAACTCCTTAAATCGTATTGCACCAGAAAATAGCAATGCCTCTAGCAATGCCTACCGAGTTAAATACTTTCTAATTGAGCTTCTTAGGGCTTTTAGATGATCAGTAAACTTGACATCAAGTAGTTCAATTACATTGACCTTGAGCGCTCCAGAGTTGTGAACTTTTAGTTgaactttgcaaagtgtACCAATCAACAATGAGGAGTCTTCTGGTAAAGAGGTTGCGTGTATGCTTACTCAATCTCCTCCGCAGTTGATAGCCATTCGTATTTAATCGTGGATAATCAGCCGTTAGTAAACAGGTTTACTGCAGGATGCGTCAGCGCGCTGCTCAAGTCTTCCGTCATTGCTGGATCATCTAGGCTCGAGCTTTTCTAGAGTCATAAAAAAGGCCTGACAATTGACTCCAAGTGCTTAAATGGTAGTCGATCAGATGGATAATAACTTCATAGACTCCTTACGATGTATCAATAAAGATATAAAGAAAGAGTACAAATCTTTAAGGAACCGGCTTCAGAGTATCCTTTTAGACTATACTTTTCTTTGCACGGAGGTACTTCCATGTTTTCCTGAGTACCCATTAGTTCCAAATGAAAGATGTGGATTGTGGTACTGTAATCCTAAGGATTTCACTCAAACCAGTTATTTTAAAAGCACTGATGGCCATACCAACCAGTGGGATTTTAGTTCGAGAAGACTCAACTTTCATATAATACCCACCATCGCCAAGAGCAATGGTATCATTATCGTTGATAGTACCAGACGTGGGAAGAAAGTACCCGATGCACTAAGTAAGACAATACCAATTTGGTGTGCTGTTTTAAATCACTTGATGTTGGAATCTCAAGGTGGGTCAGTGAAACAAGAGACACTTTACGTACCTCCAGAAACTGTGTCTGAGTCAGAATTTTACTCAATTAAGAGCCGTATACCAGAGCTGGTTGAAAAGTTAAAAAGTCTAGAAGTCATTAATGGGAAAGAGCTTCATAAGCAGTTAGGAGGTAAATTGTTACGGCCATTTTGGATTTATCCCGGCTCCTCTATCCTTCAATCCACTACTGATATCTTCACTGGGGAGGTAACAAGCGATAAATGGATTCCAGTCGATAACAGTATTATACCTATCATCTTATGCACCGTGAGTTACCAAGCTCAAGATGGTGTAGATAAGAGACGTGGTTTTACTTATGTGCAAGGGGCGGCTGACGATCACGAACTTTGGTCCCATGGCCTGAACGCTAAGATCTTTTGGTCCAATATTGATATTCTTGGAAACCAGGAAAGCTCAGAGGAAGAGCTCGAGCGATTTGTATCACAACTGAGTTTGCGTGGGTGCGATCTCTCTAAAGAAATACAATTTAGCGACGCTTTCCCCCAAATCGATTTGGTAACTCCCGAGCTCTCCTTAGGTTTGGTGATCGATAATCTTGAGTTTAATCCAAAGTTGATCGGAGAAATACGGCAAGCTCATTCCTTGGTGATTGTTCTGAGTCAGTCGGTCAACTTTCCCCAAAAGGTTGCGGAGATGGAAAATGCATCAGAATTCATCAGTATTCACAAACTACAAAGCGGCTCAAAGGTCAGCTCTCgaaatttgaagacagaATTACTCAAAATAGTCCCTCTCATTGAGAAGCACATTCTGGATTTAGATAAACAGAGAAAACCGGTTCTGATCTGTTGCAACTCTGGTACCGATATGTCTATCGGTCTCTTATTAGTGGTCCTTTGCCGCAACTACAATATGGATTGGCAGCTGAACACGCCCACCTCTGTGAGTAAGATCGTTGTCAAAAAGCATCTAGCTAAACTAATCTCACATCTAAAAGGCCGAAATGTCAATCCACCTCGAGCGACTTTGAATAGTGTGAATAGCTACCTGATGTAAACTTTCCACGTCCGGTGTAGTCTTCGGTCATTAAACCCACTATAGTGCCGGCAAGCAAATTTGTGGCTTGTGGCTAACCTCATTTCCGCTTTCTAGCCACCTGAAATCTGCCCACCAGCTCAAAAGAGAGCTAGCAATCTATTAATTATCAAACAACAGTCATGCAAAGTCATTAGGTGAAAATATACATCATTTGAAATGAAATTTATTTAATGAGGGTGGGAGCAGAGCAACGATCTACTACAGTCCCGACGAGCTTTTATTACCATTGCCTTCCACTTGTTGTGGAAAATCTGGGGATGATTCAGGAAGTTCATCTTCGTTCTGTATCTCATCGTCAACTTTTCCGTTTCCGAAAGGATCAACCACAGTGGATTTAAATTTCCTTGCTGGAATACCTCTAGCAAATAGTTCATTTAGATCACTGAATGTCCTACCAGAAGTCTCGGGTAGGTCAATCACTACCCAGGCTAATGTGAGTGCACTCATGCCACCCCAGTACAGACCTGCTTTTGCACCCCAATTCCAATCTTCCACGTTTAACATATAAGGAGTTAAAACAGAGTTGATTATAGCCATCATATTGTAACAATTACGTGCGAGTACAATCGTCTGTGTTCTCAATTCCGGTGAAGGCATTTCGGCGACTATACAATAGACAACCGCACCAATACCTGCATTatagaagaaagaaagagccAACAACAAACCACCGCTACCCCAGCTAGCATTGGGACTCTTTGAGAAGCCTAACCCACCAATAATTAACAGCGTCATCATCTGAAATACAAGGCCGCCAGTCAAAATAGTCCATCTTCCCCATCTGCTAGAGATTAACCAAGAGAAGACTGTTCCAACTAAACCCAAGCAATAAGAAATAATCGAGAATGTGAATGCGTTACTTGTCGCCATACCtgctctttgaaagaaataGGTTGAATAACCGAGCAAAATTGAACCACTGGTGTTTTGAGCTACCCAAGTCAAGCAGGTAATTCTAGTTCTCCTACCATCCACACATCTGAAACAATCGAAGAACGACTTTGCATTCGCTTTTTCTGCTCTCTCCTTCTCAATGGTTAGTCTGATTTGCTCTAACGTCAAGTTGACTTGGATATCCTTCTCAGGTCCCTTACCGCTTAGAATTTTATTCAACGATTTCTTTGCTTCAGCCATCTTATTCTTTCTGACTAACCACCAAGGGGACTCTGGCGCAAAGAAGATACCAATAGCTAAAGGAACAGGCCATAACCATTGCAAAGCAAAAGGAAGTTTATATCCCATTTCAGAGTCAGCCAGATTtctttcagaatttttcataatACCAGATGCAAAGATTTGACCAAACAACCAGCAGATGTTCGAGTAGGTGGTCACATAATACCTCAAGGCTAATGGAGAAATTTCAGACGCATATCCAACGGCCAATCCTTGGAAAGCGCCCCAGGGCATAGCTGAGAGAATCTGTCCCACAGCGATCATCGCCAAACTGTTGGCAAAATACAAGATAAAGATATAAACGGTCAGCAAGCTTAGCGCAATAATCATCGTGTGGCGATTTCCCATGTATTCTACCAAAAATCCAGTCATTTGCAAACCAATAATCTCACCCACATAGACGCACATATTCAAACTGATCTGCCATTTAGAAGAGATTTCGTAACCGCCCTCTTTCGTTAACGTACCAAACTTTTTCTGAAAGACAGGCAATGCAAATAGGGCATTAAGCAGTGTTGTGTCAAAACCTTCCATGACCAAAGTTGTCGTTACTAGTACAGACCAACAAGCCGCTTTTGGATATCGGCTCAACGCCTGGGCAAGTGTCATCTTTTGCTCTTCAGAATTAGCCTCATTAGCGTCTTCGGCAGCATTATATTCACCAATCACacgttcttcttcctcatgTTGATCATCTAAGTTAGCTGCATCGGCAGTAAATTCCAAATGATGCAGCTCTGTCACATCACCCTTCTTACTCTTATCAATTTCGTCAAACATATTCCTCAATCCCATGCTACTGGTGGAAGAATTAACAGGAATAGTATTAAAATCCCGTTTTTTCTTTCCCTAAGAACGCTGAGATACTGCTCATCCTAATCAACCTGCAACAGCAAGTTTCTCTAATAAGAATTCTTTTATTTTACTGCAATTCGAAAACCCTACTACCAATAATCACTGCAGTATATATAGAAAACAGGTTTCGCTTACAATAGTATTTACAACCCTAAGTGGGCAAAAGGTTCAGGTGCTGAtttcatttcttcatgattCTCAGAAACACTATaagaattttttttttacGTCAAATCAAAGTTTCTGCTTTGTCCAGAAAGGGCTAATAGAAAGTGTCATTAAAGGTTGCTACCTCATCAATATGGGTTGACCAAAAAGGTTTCGAGCAACCTCATAGTTCGCAAGCTGCTTTTTGTTGTTAGGACATTTGGGCCGCAAAAGCTTGGCTCCATTTCGAAGACGCGTCGAGACGAAAAATCGCGGGTTTGGCCTGCCtaaagaaggaaaagcaGGGTCCATCCATATGCATGCTCCTCAAATAGGCACAGGACAGTGGAGTCACAGCCTCATAGGCCTTCTCCAATGGGTTAAACCTATCCGACTTCAGCATCATGATTCTTATAGCAACAAGAAAATTTTACAGTAGACTGGAATCGGTGGCTTCTTAAAGAGCAATTGTGCGCTTGCTAGCTTCAACTAATCTaatcatattttgaaaaaaaatgaaatcaTAAATATAGAATAATATATTAAAACCAATAATAATGGAAATATATTACTTTTATGATTCAATATTAGATTAGTATGTTGTTTTAGGTTCATTAAAGGGCATTTTTTCTAGCTGAACCTTACACTTACCTTTGAATTAGTGAACTGGCCAGAAATCCAAAATAATCTGTTTATGCTTTACCTTAGTCTAGGAAttactttcttcaaacatcGACGTTTTCAAACAGAATCAAAGCATATTTTTCAGGCAAGCATTTGAACAATATGTCCCTCTGATTTAACACATTCAAGCACAGCGCATAGTGCGGCATTGGATCATCAGCGATGGGTGATCAATAGGTAAACGTTTTTCCCGCAAGTAGTTTAGAATATTTGCTCGTTTGATGGATTTCCTCTCTATATTGTGAACGGTCTTGGATGTAACAGCTGATATAGGCAGCGATAACGAGTTTAGTAAATACAGCATGGTAATGCATGGGGAAACTTTTACGATGTTAAATCGAAGATGTTATTTAAATTGCAACAATGTTGAGTGAAAAAGCTCAGAGGCTGAAGTCGGAATACAAGACCAGCGTACGTGAACGGCTAAGGTTATATTCCTCAGAAAGCACTTCTGTACAAAATGCACTTGTAGAATGATAAATAATGAATAAATAATAGAGCGAACAACTTGATTAATTGCCCTTTTTATCCTGTTGCTCGTCAATTGTCTTAAAAACATACCTTGGACATGATTCGTCAAACGTAATACCTCTTTCTATCAATTTCACATaaacatttttgaaatcctcAAAAAATAAATCCTGGTCATTGGCATATTTCTTGACATAGACCAAATATTTTGGATCCTGTCTCAACGCATAATCAGATGGCAGCATCATAATTCCTTTCTTCGCATCATATTGCATATTTCCTGCTGCATTTTTTTCATATTtccaatcttctttcaaaaggtttgaaaagaattCATTACTAAAGATATTAGTGTCATCATCCCAAGGGCCATCATATCCTGAATTTTTTAAATGTGTTTTCCCTAATATATGCGCACCAATTAATGCAACAACCTCTTGGTCAGTAAAGTTGAACTTATCATAATACTTTCTCACATAGTCAGCATTCCAGAAGGGTTCTGGTAACCTACCATGGTCAGGAACTGATTCTTCACCAGTATCGACTCTCCCTGGCCTCCATGGAATCTTTGGGCCATGCAGCTCTTGAATGGCTGTTACTCCCCCAAGAGTGTATAAATCTCCATGAGATATCCAAGGAAACTGGTCATAAATTGGTGCCAAGAAGTCTGTGGCATCCGATAGACCTTTACTTAACGGATCAGTTGCCTCTTTTGGATATCTAAAAGTACCACCATAAGAACCACCAGAATTGTCTTTTTTATCGTAAGTGGCTGAGGAATGCCACGAAAGACGGACAAGCTTTGGACCGTAGCCTGTACCGTCATCATAATCTTTTTTATCTCTTATCTTTTGAGCAATTGCATTGTAGACCTTTTGGAAGTCATTGTAGTCCttcccttcttcttttcttgcCAAATGAACAATTGCAGTGCTCATCAGTACGCTCCCAAATTTCTTAAATCTGAAATTTTCACCTAATTTGTAGCCATTAAAATTACCATTGGCAGAAGCAGTGTGTGAAACGGCAGTTACGGTGCCAATTAAGTATGCGCTTCTTTTGTTCAGGCTTCGAAGAAAGGTAGCCATTGTTGTCGGATATTACCTGATTGCTCAACAATCGAACCTCTTAGAACCAGCCCTTTCACAGTAAATACGCGTGTTCGTTTATATATATTCTCTCATATTTTATCTTACAAACATTCTCGATAAACTACTTCCAATACTTCCAGAATGAGTCGTTCAACGGGCAGTTGGTAGCTGCCGTCTCCCTAAGATTGCAATgtgaaattttcatttCGGGACTTACTCTTTAAGTAAAGGAAAGCGCTCCCTGTTGACTGAGGATCGCAACTGTATGGAAGGTGAGAAAAGTATCGATAATATGCCACGACTCGAATATCAAGTTTAGAGACGAGCTTTTTTCTTAGCCAGTAGTGGGCTTGGCGTGCATGattcttggaagaaatttaAGTATTTGGTAGCGACAACAGTCGAATTAATTGAAAATGAACGACATTATGGTCTGCTGCTGGTAGTCCCCTAACACTATATGctaatttttttattggaaatgaagaaatgaaaCTGGCTGGTACTGTCTTTTGGAGTACTCGAATCTAAGTATCCTGGGGAATATTTATTTCAATGAATGTTAAATTTTTAAGTTCAAATTTTAAATTTTGACAACTATTAGAAGATGGCAAATTGTTTTGTCGGTTCTCAGTCTAATAGGTCATATGATTGAGGATGAACTTGAAGTTTAATGTACTTTAGCATTACAATACTACGGTGGCACCATCCATCCCTCAATAAACCTCTTCTTAAAGTTACTTTGTCGATGATAATCTAAAGAATTGTCTCAGCACCTTCAACACTTTAAGCAGAAAGAAGATTAGGGCTCATGTAGTTTGATTTGAGGGCTTGCCAGGTCTCTTTTTGTTATCTTCCCAGTTTGACAACCAGGTTTGCTTCTTTTATTTGGGAGAACCCAGGTGGAAGAGGATGGAGGCATTGATAGCATTGTGCGAATTTATTACGTTAGCTATCATGTCGGGGTATAAATAAAGCCTTACAAAAAATTTCTAAACTGTTAATACTACACAATCTTGGGAAATTATCTATAGGCGGTGAAATTCGCAGAAAGACCGTAACTGACAAGAAGCGCCCCTAATGAGCTGAAAACATACACGCTTAAGTTTTCTTATGAGCATTGGATGGCAAGTGTTGAGTATCCAACTTCTTTTACGTTTCATGAAGAGAGCGTTGGCACTGACCTGGTGATACCTGACTCCATCATTTACGTGAGTGCGTTGTTATTCCACAGCGTATTAGTCTGTGTTTTTGTTTAGTAATCAATTCCCAACCCAACTCAGCTCGCGAACGAAACAATGCTAATTTCCTTCACGAGTATAAGAAAAACACGAACCCCCAGAATTCTCAGACATTTCTGGAAGAATCCTTAGATTGATATGTAAGCACAGGATCATGAAATCCGTCTAACGAGCGTTGTTCAACATATTGCCAAAGTCCATTTGTCAGCCAGTGTCGATTGGAATGGCAGTTTTTCTGGAGTAAATGATATAAAAGTAGCGACCACTTGCTACCATTTGTAATCTAGCTTGACTACTAAAACGGTATCAAAAGGATTTCAACATAAATTAGAATGGCTGAATTACCCAAAATTGTGTATGGGGCATATCCAATCACAGCTTTGCCCAAAGACGAATTCTCGAAACTTTATTCGTTACTAAGAGAGAATGGAGTGACTGAGTGGGATACTGCAAGAATTTATCCAGgcagtgaaaaatcaattggAGACTTGGGAATCGCCGATGATTTAGTTATCGATACTAAAGCTCGTTCCTTTGAGGAGGGGGCCTTGACAAGAGATGGAATTTTCGAGTCTATCAAGCAATCctttgatgaattgaaagtgGATAGCGTGGAGATTTATTATTTGCATGCTCCAGACCCAATCACCCCAATCGAAGAGACCATTGATGCCATTAATGAGCTATACAAGCAAGGgaagttcaagaagtttggtCTGTCGAACTACACCCCTGATGATGTGAAGAAAATCTACGAATATGCAAAGAGCAAGAACTATGTTTTGCCCACAGTGTTCCAAGGGAACTACAATGCATTTTCTCGCAGCATTGAGAAGGATCTATTCCCTGTCTTGAGAAAATATGGAATCTCCTTTTATGCTTACTCCCCAATAGCTGGTGGTTTCTTAGTCAAATCGGTTCAACAGATCGAAGAAGGTGCGGGAAGATTTAAAAAAGGGACCATGATAGGAGACCTATACTCCAAATTATACAATACcccaaaacttttgaaaggtcTAGAGAAGTGGGATGACATTGCTAAGAAATATGACATTCCGAAGTCTCATTTGGCGTATAGATGGATCGCCTTCCATTCTTCCTTGagtaagaaagatgatgatgcaGTCATCATCGGTGGTAAGAACCATGAGCAGGTTGCAGACACTCTCAatgctttcaaagaaggtgCTCTGCCTAAAGAGGCAGTTGCAGAGATCGACGACCTTTGGGAAtctatcaaagatgaagctCCAGTAAACAATTATGTTGTAGCAGCTGGGGCGATGAAATGAGCACATTTGTTTGAAGAATCATGCTGCCAATATCTGCGCCCTAGGGGTGTAAATTATCCTCGTCTGGCATGTGAGTATCGAATTACGACAGTACTAAGTACCAATATGTACGTTTCACTATAACAACAATGGCTTTAATAAGAGCAAGTTCATTATGTCAGGTTTTTTAACAGTGGCCAGGGCCACCACTGCTGCAGGCAATCTACagatctttttgaatatTATGAAAAGTTTATAATTTCTAAAAAACAAACCACGATGTTAGATCAACCACTGTATTCTAGGCAGTCCATGTTGAGGTCCTTTTGCGACACGGATTGAATACCTGCGAGGTGTAAATTCATCGTCAAATCGCCAAGAAGAGAACGTAAAACATGGCCAAcaccttcttcaccaccaagGACCAAACCATAGATATATGGTCTGCCGATCAAAACCATTTTAGCCCCGATAGCCATGGCTTTGGCAATATCAGCACCGCAGCGGATACCGGAATCGTAAAGGATGTCAATTTTGTCCCCAACAGCTTTTACTATTTTCACAAGACAGTCCAAGGAAGCTGGTCCACCATCCTGTTGCCTACCACCGTGATTGGATACCACTATTCCCTCAATGCCCATTTCGGCAGCATGCTTTGCATCCTGGACTGCTTGGATACCTTTCAACACAATTGGGCCATCCCAATTTTCACGCAAGAAAGCGATGTCTTCCCAACCGTGACTAAATCCAGGGAAAATTAAACCAGCCCATTCGCTAGCGGCATCATGTAGATCCTCTTCGACTTCCTTACCGTGCTTCTTTTTGAAGTGACTCCTGAAGACAGGATCTGAAAACCCAAGAGCCGTACCAATGCTGTCAGAACGCAAAAATGGATTATAACCATTGTTCAGGTCACTTGGACGCCAGCCAAGTTTATAAGTATCCAAGGTCACGACCAAGGCAGTGAAACCGTTAGCTTTAGCCCTGTGCAACAGACTTGCAGTCAAATCATTGTGCTCATTGGATGGCCAGTATAATTGATACCAACGGACACCGTCACCGTTAGCTTTAGCAACATCTTCCATTGAAGTAGCAGCAGCTGTACTATAGATATAAGGGACCTTTTCTCTGGCGCTGGCTTTAGCAACTGCAATTTCACCATCAGGATTGAAGATACGTTGAACTCCAACTGGCGCAACAGCAATTGGGGTTGGAAGGGTTTGTCCCAATAATTGCGTTTGGAGTGAAGGATAGGAATCAGTCTTGACTAGACGGCTTGGCACAATagaccatttttgaaaagccTCCCCGTTTTTGCGAGTCGTTTCCCCAGTACTGGCGTTTCCGCAGACGTAGCCGAGCGATTCTCTGGACATACGTTCTCTTGCCAAAGATTCCCACTCATTACTTTGGAAAGTGAATGGCGGACGTTCGTACTTCAGACCATGTCCGTAGACATCGGCCATATACTGCAATGGACTTCCAGCGGTTGTTTCGAGATATTCCATGATGTaaaattgttgatgttTCTAATTCTTAGTGCTTTGGTAAACGGAATTATAATCTGggatcttttcaactgcCTTTCACGCGCAATTTATACGTTTGAAAGACTACGATTCTAGTCTTAAAGTCTTGACCCATTCACTTTCCTTATTGTCTCTTTGCTCTCGTGAAGACCTCTTGTTACCATACTAATTGAAGTCCCATCCACTTGTATCCATGTTTGTGTCGCTGGCGTGGGCATATTCATAAGTATTTACAGTTTCCCTGGAAACTTAACGTGGGATTCTGCCAAGAAAAATATTGCTTGAAGTCGTTAGTGATGCCACGAAAAAAACTGATATTTTTGCTTGGCATTCAACGCACAGCGGTTGTACGCGTAAGGATTGACCTTTAAGCTACTTTGCGTAATTGGCACCTTATATTTTTGTAACCGATCATTTCTAAGGGCCGAATTTATCAAGTTCTGCTAGACGATCAAGTATAGTAACAAAAACCCTGTAGAAACGGGGAAGAGGATCTTCCTACTCTACAATCTGGAACCCACGT contains these protein-coding regions:
- the TDEL0A07990 gene encoding uncharacterized protein, which codes for MATFLRSLNKRSAYLIGTVTAVSHTASANGNFNGYKLGENFRFKKFGSVLMSTAIVHLARKEEGKDYNDFQKVYNAIAQKIRDKKDYDDGTGYGPKLVRLSWHSSATYDKKDNSGGSYGGTFRYPKEATDPLSKGLSDATDFLAPIYDQFPWISHGDLYTLGGVTAIQELHGPKIPWRPGRVDTGEESVPDHGRLPEPFWNADYVRKYYDKFNFTDQEVVALIGAHILGKTHLKNSGYDGPWDDDTNIFSNEFFSNLLKEDWKYEKNAAGNMQYDAKKGIMMLPSDYALRQDPKYLVYVKKYANDQDLFFEDFKNVYVKLIERGITFDESCPRYVFKTIDEQQDKKGN
- the TDEL0A08000 gene encoding aldo/keto reductase family protein encodes the protein MAELPKIVYGAYPITALPKDEFSKLYSLLRENGVTEWDTARIYPGSEKSIGDLGIADDLVIDTKARSFEEGALTRDGIFESIKQSFDELKVDSVEIYYLHAPDPITPIEETIDAINELYKQGKFKKFGLSNYTPDDVKKIYEYAKSKNYVLPTVFQGNYNAFSRSIEKDLFPVLRKYGISFYAYSPIAGGFLVKSVQQIEEGAGRFKKGTMIGDLYSKLYNTPKLLKGLEKWDDIAKKYDIPKSHLAYRWIAFHSSLSKKDDDAVIIGGKNHEQVADTLNAFKEGALPKEAVAEIDDLWESIKDEAPVNNYVVAAGAMK
- the TDEL0A07980 gene encoding sugar porter family MFS transporter produces the protein MGLRNMFDEIDKSKKGDVTELHHLEFTADAANLDDQHEEEERVIGEYNAAEDANEANSEEQKMTLAQALSRYPKAACWSVLVTTTLVMEGFDTTLLNALFALPVFQKKFGTLTKEGGYEISSKWQISLNMCVYVGEIIGLQMTGFLVEYMGNRHTMIIALSLLTVYIFILYFANSLAMIAVGQILSAMPWGAFQGLAVGYASEISPLALRYYVTTYSNICWLFGQIFASGIMKNSERNLADSEMGYKLPFALQWLWPVPLAIGIFFAPESPWWLVRKNKMAEAKKSLNKILSGKGPEKDIQVNLTLEQIRLTIEKERAEKANAKSFFDCFRCVDGRRTRITCLTWVAQNTSGSILLGYSTYFFQRAGMATSNAFTFSIISYCLGLVGTVFSWLISSRWGRWTILTGGLVFQMMTLLIIGGLGFSKSPNASWGSGGLLLALSFFYNAGIGAVVYCIVAEMPSPELRTQTIVLARNCYNMMAIINSVLTPYMLNVEDWNWGAKAGLYWGGMSALTLAWVVIDLPETSGRTFSDLNELFARGIPARKFKSTVVDPFGNGKVDDEIQNEDELPESSPDFPQQVEGNGNKSSSGL
- the TDEL0A08010 gene encoding lactate 2-monooxygenase, encoding MEYLETTAGSPLQYMADVYGHGLKYERPPFTFQSNEWESLARERMSRESLGYVCGNASTGETTRKNGEAFQKWSIVPSRLVKTDSYPSLQTQLLGQTLPTPIAVAPVGVQRIFNPDGEIAVAKASAREKVPYIYSTAAATSMEDVAKANGDGVRWYQLYWPSNEHNDLTASLLHRAKANGFTALVVTLDTYKLGWRPSDLNNGYNPFLRSDSIGTALGFSDPVFRSHFKKKHGKEVEEDLHDAASEWAGLIFPGFSHGWEDIAFLRENWDGPIVLKGIQAVQDAKHAAEMGIEGIVVSNHGGRQQDGGPASLDCLVKIVKAVGDKIDILYDSGIRCGADIAKAMAIGAKMVLIGRPYIYGLVLGGEEGVGHVLRSLLGDLTMNLHLAGIQSVSQKDLNMDCLEYSG